Proteins from one Pontibacter korlensis genomic window:
- a CDS encoding 16S rRNA (uracil(1498)-N(3))-methyltransferase: MHLFYTPDINSESYILSEEESKHCTRVLRLSDGDIVYLVDGIGGLYTAIIQDAHHKRCQLQVIDKQIEYGKLPYTTHIAVAPTKNMDRMEWFVEKAVEIGVSEITFLLCEHSERKNLRLDRLEKIAVSAMKQSQKGYLPLLNDLTPFHRFVQKSLPDCTFIAHLEEDATKSVKDYYKFGKPHCIMIGPEGDFSAAEIAAAYEAGIKPVTLGQSRLRTETAALVACHTLNVLHDIYAPL; encoded by the coding sequence ATGCACCTTTTTTACACCCCAGACATCAACAGCGAATCTTATATATTAAGCGAAGAGGAATCAAAACATTGCACACGTGTACTGCGGCTGAGCGATGGAGATATCGTTTATTTGGTGGATGGTATAGGGGGCTTATATACAGCCATCATACAGGATGCTCATCATAAACGCTGCCAGCTTCAGGTAATAGATAAGCAAATTGAGTACGGTAAACTGCCTTATACCACACATATAGCTGTGGCTCCTACAAAGAATATGGACCGCATGGAGTGGTTCGTGGAGAAAGCGGTAGAAATTGGCGTGAGTGAAATTACCTTTCTATTGTGTGAGCACTCTGAAAGAAAGAATTTACGTTTGGATCGACTTGAGAAGATAGCCGTAAGTGCCATGAAGCAGTCGCAGAAAGGATATTTACCATTATTGAATGACTTAACTCCTTTCCATCGCTTTGTTCAAAAGTCCTTACCCGATTGCACATTTATAGCTCACCTTGAAGAGGATGCGACCAAAAGTGTAAAGGACTACTATAAGTTTGGCAAGCCACACTGCATCATGATTGGACCTGAAGGAGACTTCTCTGCTGCAGAAATTGCTGCTGCCTATGAGGCGGGTATAAAACCAGTTACCCTTGGCCAAAGTAGGCTGCGTACGGAAACAGCTGCCTTAGTGGCTTGCCATACCCTGAATGTACTGCACGACATCTATGCGCCGTTATAA
- a CDS encoding DUF4159 domain-containing protein encodes MKRLTTLLLALVTVLSVAKAQTHSFKIAKLKYNGGGDWYANKTSLPNLIRFCNQNLNMNIASDEDVVEVGSPELFTYPFVHMTGHGNVVFSDAEAQNLRNYLLSGGFLHIDDNYGLDQFIRKEMKKVFPEYEFVEIPFNHPIYKQKYNFPRGLPKVHEHDNKPPQGFGIIHEGRLVCFYSYETDLGNGWEDQEVHNDPEPIRQQALRMGANILSFALTQE; translated from the coding sequence ATGAAGCGCCTTACGACCCTACTACTAGCTTTAGTTACGGTTCTTTCCGTGGCCAAAGCTCAAACACACAGCTTTAAAATAGCTAAATTAAAGTATAATGGCGGTGGCGACTGGTATGCAAACAAAACCTCTCTACCAAACCTCATTCGTTTCTGTAACCAAAACCTGAACATGAATATTGCTTCTGATGAGGATGTAGTGGAGGTAGGTAGTCCAGAACTATTTACATACCCGTTTGTACATATGACTGGCCACGGTAACGTAGTTTTTTCTGATGCAGAGGCACAAAACCTAAGAAACTACTTATTGAGCGGCGGCTTTCTGCACATAGACGACAACTATGGCCTGGACCAATTCATCAGGAAGGAAATGAAAAAGGTTTTCCCGGAGTATGAGTTTGTAGAGATTCCTTTTAATCACCCTATTTACAAACAGAAATATAATTTCCCGAGAGGCTTACCTAAGGTACATGAGCATGACAATAAGCCCCCGCAAGGCTTCGGAATCATACATGAAGGACGCCTTGTTTGCTTTTACTCTTATGAAACTGACTTAGGTAACGGATGGGAAGACCAGGAAGTGCACAACGATCCGGAGCCAATCAGGCAACAAGCCCTACGCATGGGCGCCAACATTCTTTCTTTTGCGCTCACACAAGAGTAA
- the smc gene encoding chromosome segregation protein SMC: protein MQVSKLEIKGFKSFGDRVVINFDNGITGIVGPNGCGKSNIVDAIRWVLGEQKTRNLRSDKMENVIFNGSKTRKPVQMAEVSITFDNNKGILPTEYSQVTVTRKYYRTGESEYMLNGVTCRLKDINELFLDTGIGSDSYAIIELKMVDEILNDKENSRRLLFEEAAGISKFRVRKKQTLKKLEETDADLERVEDLLHEIGKNMKTLERQAKQAVKYFNLKDDYKKHSLEFARRNISQYQHTLERLEQDVQQESILKEQYITAVTVAEDAIAGQKEELNDTQERLSEMQRTMQVQTAKLRQLENDIKLKSERSTYLKERMQQLRQQISQDTANVEHTQESILELRDELMTVQDSFAEAEEQVAAMKEQLQEANEQKATLQEAFQELVQQQKTKQNEVYQLSKSLEISQVQIQNINQELERLQQQQLTADDDGRVLQEQLQEAQQVLEERTSELVRLQAKEETLQQSIDTTEANIVELKGQLVELNRTLDAKQNQYNLTKSLVENMEGFPEAIKFLSKSESWSKPAPLLSDILVCQPDYKPLIESYLEQYMNYFVVDELQDAVDAIALLKAENVGRANFIILSEIEELEPTATFSEGNLQAAYEVVSAEKKYSSLMKYMLRNVYISDESEEELYDSDYKTIILKDGSAIRKPLSLSGGSVGVFDGNRLGRKQNLEKLAEEVAELEEQVELLQSRINTQNQILQNYKNESEKETIKSLEKEVSKLQQDLLTVRIKHEQHQQNIRNFDQKRDELHERLLELREQSMEVSPQAEADQKELQRLEEEIAVYTSNLERQQEQITVISSRYNQENIQYHQLKNRFASLQQEISYKQKSVETNQERIEGLKQELIKSEQEIAEADTFIQDNQEVVESMNEARREYAEELEEIEKEYFTLRGDLDEKDKSIREMQRKRQNSDELLMRMQQAKTDTQLKLVAIKERLAAEFNISDEDFASPVPEEELLIPLSNEELSEHISSVKAQLDKMGPVNAMAAEAYAEIEEREKFISEQRNDLVNAKNSLIDTINEIDTVAKEKFMDSFNQIKDNFKHVFRSLFTEEDNCDLVISDPKNPLEAKIEIMAQPKGKRPLTINQLSGGEKTLTAISLLFAIYLLKPAPFCIFDEVDAPLDDANIDKFNNIIRKFSNDSQFIVVTHNKRTMSSTDVMYGITMIEAGISRVIPVDLRQIA from the coding sequence ATGCAAGTTTCAAAATTAGAAATTAAAGGGTTTAAGAGTTTTGGCGACCGCGTCGTCATTAACTTTGACAACGGTATTACAGGTATTGTTGGGCCGAACGGTTGTGGTAAGTCTAACATTGTGGATGCCATACGTTGGGTACTGGGAGAACAGAAAACACGTAATCTCCGCTCAGATAAAATGGAGAACGTGATCTTTAACGGCTCCAAAACACGTAAGCCGGTTCAAATGGCTGAGGTGTCCATCACCTTTGACAACAACAAGGGCATCCTTCCTACTGAGTACTCACAGGTAACAGTTACGCGTAAGTACTACCGTACGGGTGAAAGCGAGTACATGTTGAATGGAGTAACATGCCGCCTGAAAGACATTAATGAGCTTTTCCTGGATACTGGTATCGGATCTGACAGCTATGCCATTATTGAGCTGAAAATGGTTGATGAGATCCTGAACGACAAGGAAAACTCGCGTCGCTTACTTTTCGAGGAGGCTGCCGGTATTTCAAAATTCCGTGTTCGAAAAAAGCAGACCCTGAAGAAACTGGAAGAGACAGACGCTGACCTGGAGCGCGTAGAAGACTTGCTGCATGAAATAGGCAAGAACATGAAAACGCTGGAGCGCCAGGCAAAGCAGGCTGTGAAGTATTTCAACCTAAAGGACGACTATAAAAAGCATAGCCTTGAGTTTGCCCGTCGTAACATCTCCCAATACCAGCACACGCTAGAGCGCCTGGAGCAGGACGTACAGCAGGAGTCAATTCTGAAGGAACAGTACATTACCGCTGTAACTGTTGCAGAAGACGCTATTGCAGGCCAAAAAGAAGAGCTGAACGATACACAGGAAAGGCTTTCTGAAATGCAGCGTACAATGCAGGTACAAACTGCAAAGCTGCGTCAGTTGGAGAACGACATCAAGCTGAAGTCTGAGCGCAGTACCTATTTAAAGGAGCGTATGCAACAGCTACGCCAGCAAATCAGCCAGGACACAGCAAATGTTGAGCACACACAGGAAAGTATACTGGAGCTGCGCGATGAATTGATGACGGTGCAGGATAGCTTTGCCGAGGCAGAGGAACAAGTGGCCGCTATGAAAGAGCAGCTACAAGAGGCTAACGAGCAGAAAGCAACCCTGCAGGAGGCATTTCAGGAACTGGTACAGCAGCAAAAAACAAAACAAAACGAAGTATACCAACTAAGCAAATCTCTCGAGATCAGCCAGGTACAGATACAGAACATTAATCAGGAGCTGGAGCGCTTGCAACAGCAGCAGCTAACAGCCGATGATGATGGTCGGGTACTACAGGAGCAACTCCAAGAAGCACAGCAGGTGCTGGAGGAACGTACTTCTGAACTGGTACGCCTGCAAGCTAAGGAGGAAACGCTTCAGCAAAGTATAGATACCACAGAAGCCAACATTGTTGAGCTAAAGGGACAACTAGTAGAGCTGAATCGTACCCTCGATGCGAAGCAGAACCAGTATAACCTAACCAAATCTCTTGTCGAGAACATGGAAGGTTTTCCAGAGGCAATTAAGTTTCTGAGCAAGTCTGAGAGCTGGAGTAAGCCAGCCCCTCTCCTTTCAGATATCCTAGTTTGTCAGCCTGATTACAAACCGCTTATTGAAAGCTATCTTGAGCAGTACATGAACTACTTTGTGGTAGACGAGCTTCAGGATGCCGTTGATGCTATTGCCTTACTCAAAGCCGAGAACGTAGGTCGTGCCAATTTCATCATTCTCTCAGAAATTGAGGAACTTGAGCCTACTGCCACATTTAGCGAAGGTAATTTACAGGCAGCTTACGAGGTTGTTTCTGCTGAGAAAAAGTATAGCAGCCTGATGAAATACATGCTGCGCAATGTTTACATCAGCGACGAATCAGAAGAAGAGCTTTATGACAGCGACTATAAAACCATCATCTTAAAAGATGGTAGTGCTATACGTAAACCGCTTAGCCTTTCAGGTGGCTCTGTAGGCGTCTTTGATGGTAACCGTCTGGGTCGTAAACAGAACTTGGAGAAGTTAGCAGAAGAAGTAGCCGAACTCGAAGAGCAAGTTGAGCTGCTGCAAAGCCGCATCAATACCCAAAATCAGATTCTGCAGAACTATAAAAATGAATCTGAGAAAGAGACAATAAAATCATTGGAAAAAGAGGTCAGCAAGTTGCAGCAAGACCTGCTCACAGTACGCATCAAGCATGAGCAGCACCAGCAAAACATCCGCAACTTTGATCAAAAGCGTGATGAGTTGCATGAGCGTTTACTGGAACTGCGCGAGCAAAGTATGGAGGTATCGCCTCAGGCTGAAGCAGACCAGAAAGAGCTACAGCGCCTTGAAGAGGAAATTGCGGTTTATACTTCCAACCTGGAGCGCCAGCAAGAGCAAATTACTGTTATATCTAGCCGCTATAACCAGGAAAATATCCAGTACCACCAGCTCAAAAACCGTTTTGCCAGCTTACAGCAAGAAATTAGCTACAAGCAGAAATCCGTAGAGACTAATCAGGAGCGCATTGAGGGCCTGAAACAAGAGCTAATTAAGTCAGAGCAGGAAATAGCTGAAGCTGACACATTCATACAAGACAACCAGGAAGTGGTGGAAAGTATGAATGAGGCCCGACGTGAGTATGCAGAAGAGCTTGAAGAAATAGAAAAAGAGTACTTTACTCTTCGTGGCGATCTGGATGAGAAAGATAAGAGTATCCGTGAAATGCAGCGTAAGCGTCAGAACTCTGATGAACTCCTTATGCGCATGCAGCAGGCGAAGACAGATACCCAGTTAAAGTTGGTGGCTATAAAGGAGCGCTTGGCAGCTGAATTCAACATTTCTGACGAAGACTTTGCAAGCCCAGTACCGGAAGAAGAGTTACTGATACCTCTCTCAAACGAAGAGCTAAGCGAGCATATTTCTAGTGTAAAAGCGCAGCTTGATAAAATGGGTCCGGTAAATGCAATGGCTGCAGAAGCCTATGCAGAAATCGAAGAGCGCGAAAAATTTATTTCAGAGCAACGTAATGATTTGGTTAACGCCAAGAACTCACTGATCGACACCATCAACGAGATTGATACAGTAGCCAAAGAGAAGTTTATGGACTCCTTCAACCAGATTAAAGACAACTTCAAGCATGTCTTCCGCAGTCTCTTTACAGAGGAAGATAACTGTGACTTGGTAATCTCAGATCCGAAGAATCCGCTGGAGGCAAAGATAGAGATTATGGCCCAGCCAAAAGGAAAGCGTCCTCTTACTATCAACCAGCTCTCTGGTGGTGAGAAAACACTTACAGCTATTTCGCTACTATTTGCGATTTACCTGCTAAAGCCAGCACCATTCTGTATCTTCGATGAGGTAGATGCCCCGCTAGATGATGCCAACATTGATAAGTTCAACAACATTATCCGCAAGTTCTCAAACGACTCACAGTTTATTGTAGTAACGCACAACAAGCGCACGATGTCTTCTACCGACGTTATGTATGGCATTACGATGATAGAGGCAGGTATATCAAGAGTTATACCTGTAGACCTACGTCAAATTGCTTAG
- a CDS encoding 1-acyl-sn-glycerol-3-phosphate acyltransferase, whose protein sequence is MIGKFISKLIFKVSGWKLNGTLAPEDRRCVMVAAPHTSNWDFIYARAAFYLMDAPIRYTIKKEFMGFPFGPLLKAMGALPVDRSKNTRMVDAMVRIFEETPGDMCVMVTPEGTRKYQPRWRKGFYYVALGAKVPIVLGYLDYAKKEAGIGPTIHPTGDVEADMEKIMAFYRTVTAKFPEQGVR, encoded by the coding sequence ATGATTGGCAAGTTTATCTCTAAGCTTATTTTTAAAGTATCGGGCTGGAAATTGAATGGAACATTAGCTCCTGAAGACCGCCGTTGCGTGATGGTTGCAGCACCACATACCAGTAACTGGGATTTTATTTATGCCCGGGCCGCTTTTTATTTAATGGATGCTCCCATCCGTTATACTATCAAAAAAGAGTTTATGGGTTTCCCTTTTGGGCCGCTTCTAAAGGCTATGGGAGCCTTACCTGTGGATCGTTCCAAGAACACCCGCATGGTGGATGCTATGGTACGTATCTTTGAAGAAACACCAGGAGATATGTGTGTGATGGTAACGCCAGAAGGTACAAGGAAATATCAGCCACGCTGGCGAAAAGGGTTTTATTATGTAGCTCTAGGAGCGAAAGTCCCTATTGTACTTGGTTACTTAGATTATGCTAAGAAAGAGGCTGGAATTGGACCAACTATTCATCCCACAGGTGATGTTGAAGCTGATATGGAGAAGATTATGGCTTTCTACCGTACCGTAACCGCTAAATTTCCAGAGCAGGGGGTAAGATAA
- a CDS encoding patatin-like phospholipase family protein translates to MRVGLALSGGGARGIAHLGVLKAMDELGVKISMISGVSSGAIAGVLYGYGYSPDEILKLIKELSVFQVMRPVFGKTGLLHLEEVEKLYNKYLGAHLTFEDLKMPVVVSATEMNEGVTAYFSSGEVIKPLLASSAVPILYQPVRYQGKLLNDGGLLNNLPIEPLYNNCDVKIAVHVNPINHQAQITSLRGMIERTVMLAINNNIKLRLNQCDLFLEPQELKSYRLTSFRKADEIFDVGYRYAKRMERHIRQQINKN, encoded by the coding sequence ATGCGTGTTGGTTTGGCTTTATCTGGTGGTGGTGCCAGAGGAATTGCACATCTGGGCGTATTGAAAGCAATGGATGAGCTCGGTGTAAAGATAAGTATGATTTCCGGTGTTAGTTCAGGTGCTATTGCTGGTGTTCTATATGGCTACGGATACTCCCCAGACGAAATTTTAAAGCTTATAAAAGAGCTAAGTGTTTTTCAGGTGATGAGGCCTGTCTTTGGGAAAACAGGATTGCTACACCTAGAGGAGGTAGAAAAGCTTTACAATAAGTACTTAGGTGCGCATTTAACGTTTGAGGATCTTAAGATGCCTGTTGTGGTAAGTGCTACTGAAATGAATGAAGGTGTAACGGCCTACTTTTCTAGTGGTGAGGTAATAAAACCATTACTTGCGTCTTCTGCTGTACCCATACTTTATCAGCCGGTTCGTTACCAAGGAAAGTTGCTGAATGATGGTGGACTGTTAAATAACCTGCCTATAGAGCCCTTGTACAACAACTGCGATGTTAAAATTGCAGTGCATGTTAACCCTATCAACCATCAGGCTCAAATTACATCCTTAAGAGGAATGATTGAGCGAACCGTGATGCTCGCTATCAACAATAACATCAAACTTCGTCTAAACCAATGTGATTTGTTTTTAGAACCACAGGAGTTGAAAAGTTACCGGCTAACCAGCTTTAGGAAAGCTGACGAAATATTTGATGTAGGTTATCGATATGCAAAGCGTATGGAGAGGCATATTCGGCAGCAGATTAATAAAAATTGA
- a CDS encoding MBL fold metallo-hydrolase: MKLHVIDTGFFKLDGGAMFGVVPKTLWQRTNPADENNLCTWAMRSLLIEDGDRLILIDNGIGDKQDAKFFSHYHLHGDASLQSSLHAAGFSTDDVTDVFLTHLHFDHCGGGIKYKNSDGALELVFPNATYWSNADHWEWATKPNAREKASFLKENILPMQESGHLKFVDPNNPSPFPQFEIFYADGHTDKMMVPIMEYKGRKLAYMADLLPSIGHIPLPYVMGYDTRPLLTLDEKAQFLSRAADEEMVLFFEHDSENQCCTVQHTEKGVRLKETFSLAEL; this comes from the coding sequence ATGAAGCTTCACGTAATTGATACAGGTTTTTTCAAACTAGATGGCGGTGCAATGTTTGGTGTCGTGCCTAAAACACTATGGCAGCGAACGAATCCGGCTGACGAAAACAACTTGTGTACGTGGGCTATGCGCTCTTTGCTGATTGAGGATGGAGACAGGCTGATACTGATTGATAATGGGATAGGGGATAAGCAAGATGCAAAGTTCTTCAGCCACTATCATCTTCACGGTGATGCCTCTTTACAGAGCTCTTTGCATGCTGCCGGATTTTCAACGGATGATGTTACAGATGTGTTTCTTACACACTTGCATTTTGACCACTGCGGTGGCGGTATTAAGTATAAAAACAGTGATGGAGCTTTAGAGTTGGTATTCCCTAACGCAACTTACTGGTCGAATGCTGATCATTGGGAGTGGGCAACTAAACCAAACGCTCGTGAGAAAGCTTCTTTTCTAAAGGAAAACATCCTACCTATGCAGGAGAGTGGGCACCTGAAGTTTGTTGATCCAAATAATCCTTCACCTTTCCCACAGTTTGAGATATTTTATGCTGATGGCCATACTGATAAGATGATGGTGCCTATAATGGAGTATAAAGGCCGCAAGTTAGCTTATATGGCAGACCTTTTGCCTTCAATAGGTCATATCCCGTTGCCATATGTAATGGGCTACGATACACGCCCTCTTTTGACCTTAGATGAGAAAGCTCAATTTTTGAGTCGGGCTGCTGATGAGGAAATGGTTCTTTTCTTCGAGCATGATTCAGAGAACCAGTGCTGCACAGTACAGCATACAGAAAAGGGCGTTCGCCTGAAAGAAACGTTTAGTTTAGCTGAACTCTAA
- a CDS encoding acetyl-CoA carboxylase carboxyltransferase subunit alpha, with amino-acid sequence MLLDFEQPIASLEGKLQEMKKLANESQVDVSEAVKALEEKIKTLKKETYANLTRWQRVQLSRHPERPYTLDYIQGITDKFVELHGDRTVSDDKAMVGGFGEVDGRSVMFIGQQKGRNTKQRQLRNFGMANPEGYRKALRLMKMAEKFNKPIVTFIDTPGAFPGLEAEERGQGEAIARNLKEMFMLKVPVICIIIGEGASGGALGIAIGDRVMMLENTWYSVISPESCSSILWRSWNYKEQAAEALKLTATDMLQNKLIDGIIKEPLGGAHLDPDKMMRTLKKEIVRLLDELGTMDSEERIMERIEKFSNMGVVIEA; translated from the coding sequence ATGCTTTTAGATTTCGAACAGCCCATTGCTTCTCTAGAGGGCAAACTGCAGGAGATGAAAAAACTTGCCAACGAAAGTCAGGTTGATGTTTCGGAGGCGGTAAAGGCCCTGGAGGAGAAGATTAAGACTCTAAAGAAAGAAACATATGCTAACCTTACCCGTTGGCAGCGTGTTCAACTTTCTCGTCACCCAGAAAGACCTTATACTTTGGATTACATCCAAGGCATTACTGATAAATTTGTTGAACTACACGGTGACCGTACGGTTAGCGATGATAAAGCCATGGTTGGTGGCTTTGGAGAGGTAGATGGACGTAGTGTTATGTTTATCGGCCAGCAGAAAGGACGTAATACCAAGCAGCGTCAGTTGCGTAACTTTGGCATGGCTAATCCTGAGGGTTACCGCAAGGCTCTTCGCCTGATGAAGATGGCAGAGAAGTTCAACAAGCCTATTGTTACGTTCATCGACACTCCTGGTGCTTTCCCTGGTCTTGAGGCAGAAGAACGAGGACAAGGCGAAGCCATCGCCCGTAACCTGAAAGAAATGTTCATGCTGAAGGTGCCGGTGATCTGCATCATTATTGGTGAAGGTGCTTCAGGTGGTGCTTTAGGCATTGCTATTGGAGACCGTGTTATGATGCTGGAGAATACCTGGTATTCTGTGATCTCGCCTGAGTCATGCTCTTCTATCTTATGGCGCAGCTGGAACTACAAGGAGCAGGCAGCGGAGGCGCTGAAGTTAACAGCCACTGACATGCTTCAAAATAAGTTAATTGATGGTATCATTAAGGAGCCTCTGGGTGGCGCGCACCTGGACCCGGACAAAATGATGCGTACGTTGAAGAAAGAAATAGTCAGACTATTAGATGAGCTTGGAACCATGGATTCTGAGGAACGTATCATGGAACGAATTGAGAAGTTCTCTAATATGGGAGTGGTTATCGAGGCATAA
- the gmd gene encoding GDP-mannose 4,6-dehydratase — protein sequence MKTALITGVTGQDGAYLAELLLSKGYKVHGLKRRSSSFNTDRIDHLYQDPHEQNINFKLHYGDLTDSTNLIRIIQETQPDEIYNLAAMSHVKVSFDTPEYTANADGLGTLRILEAIRILGLTKKTKVYQASTSELYGLVQAVPQTETTPFYPRSPYAVAKLYAYWITVNYREAYGMYACNGILFNHESPLRGETFVTRKITRAAARIGMGLQDRLYLGNMDARRDWGHAKDYVEAMWRILQQDQPEDYVIATGVTTTVRDFVKMSFAELGIVIEFRGEGVEEKGYVAACNNPDYQLELGREVVCVDANYFRPTEVELLIGDATKAKEKLQWQPKYDLPALVKDMMEADIELFKRDSYLVEGGHKVYNYHELQ from the coding sequence ATGAAAACTGCCCTTATTACTGGTGTAACCGGTCAGGATGGAGCATACCTGGCTGAGCTACTTCTAAGCAAAGGATATAAAGTGCACGGCCTTAAGCGCCGCAGCTCAAGCTTTAATACAGACAGAATCGACCATTTATACCAGGATCCGCACGAGCAGAACATTAACTTTAAGCTGCACTACGGGGACTTGACCGATTCCACAAACCTAATCCGCATCATTCAGGAGACGCAGCCTGACGAGATTTATAACCTGGCGGCTATGAGCCACGTGAAGGTGAGCTTCGACACGCCAGAATATACAGCAAATGCTGACGGCCTTGGAACGCTTCGTATTTTAGAGGCGATCAGGATTCTTGGTTTAACGAAAAAGACCAAGGTGTACCAAGCCTCTACTTCTGAACTTTATGGATTAGTACAGGCAGTACCTCAAACGGAAACTACTCCGTTCTATCCTCGCTCTCCTTATGCTGTTGCTAAGCTTTATGCTTACTGGATCACTGTTAACTACCGTGAGGCCTATGGCATGTATGCCTGCAATGGTATCCTCTTCAACCACGAGTCGCCGCTGAGAGGTGAGACCTTTGTTACAAGAAAGATCACGCGTGCAGCCGCCCGAATAGGAATGGGCCTGCAGGACAGGCTGTATTTGGGTAACATGGATGCCAGACGAGACTGGGGCCACGCTAAAGATTATGTAGAGGCAATGTGGCGTATTCTTCAGCAGGATCAGCCAGAAGATTACGTCATCGCAACAGGTGTAACTACTACAGTTCGTGACTTTGTGAAAATGTCCTTTGCTGAACTAGGCATTGTGATTGAGTTCAGAGGAGAAGGAGTGGAGGAGAAAGGCTACGTGGCAGCTTGTAATAATCCCGACTATCAATTAGAGCTGGGTCGTGAGGTTGTATGTGTAGATGCTAACTACTTCCGTCCAACCGAGGTAGAGCTATTGATTGGTGACGCTACCAAAGCCAAAGAAAAACTGCAGTGGCAACCCAAGTATGACCTGCCTGCCTTGGTAAAAGATATGATGGAGGCTGACATTGAGCTGTTCAAGCGTGACAGCTACTTGGTGGAAGGTGGTCATAAAGTTTATAACTACCATGAGTTGCAGTAA
- the fcl gene encoding GDP-L-fucose synthase, with protein sequence MHKDSKIYVAGHRGMVGSAIVRKLQSEGFSNIITRTSKELDLRSQFAVDNFFQEERPAYVFLAAAKVGGIQANNTYRAEFLYDNLMIEANIIHSAYKYEVEKLMFLGSSCIYPKLAPQPLKEEYLLTGPLEPTNEPYAIAKIAGVKLCEAYRDQYGCNFISVMPTNLYGYNDNYDLSNSHVLPALIRKFHEAKEAGAPAVTVWGTGSPRREFLFADDLAQACLYLMAHYNERELVNIGTGEDITIKELALLVKEVVGFEGDLEFDTSKPDGTPRKLMDVSKLHRAGFKHSTSLSEGIALAYADFKNKFVEV encoded by the coding sequence ATGCATAAAGATTCTAAAATATACGTAGCGGGCCATAGAGGCATGGTCGGCTCTGCCATCGTTCGAAAGCTACAAAGTGAGGGCTTTTCCAACATCATCACCCGCACATCAAAAGAACTGGATCTGAGAAGCCAGTTTGCTGTAGATAACTTCTTTCAGGAGGAAAGACCAGCGTATGTTTTCTTGGCTGCTGCTAAAGTAGGCGGAATCCAAGCCAACAATACTTACCGGGCTGAATTCCTTTACGACAACCTCATGATTGAGGCGAACATTATCCACAGCGCTTATAAGTATGAAGTAGAGAAACTGATGTTCCTGGGATCATCCTGTATCTACCCCAAGTTAGCTCCACAGCCGCTGAAGGAGGAGTATCTTCTGACTGGTCCCTTGGAACCTACCAACGAGCCCTATGCCATCGCTAAGATTGCAGGTGTAAAGCTCTGCGAGGCATACCGCGACCAGTATGGCTGTAACTTCATCAGCGTTATGCCTACCAACCTGTATGGCTACAACGACAACTATGACCTAAGCAATTCTCATGTTCTTCCTGCGCTGATCCGCAAGTTTCATGAGGCCAAAGAGGCCGGCGCGCCCGCTGTAACCGTTTGGGGCACCGGTAGCCCACGACGTGAATTTTTGTTTGCCGATGACCTTGCTCAGGCTTGCCTTTACCTGATGGCGCATTACAATGAACGCGAGCTTGTGAACATTGGAACAGGGGAGGACATCACCATAAAAGAACTGGCGCTCCTTGTGAAGGAAGTGGTGGGGTTCGAAGGCGATCTGGAGTTTGACACGTCCAAGCCGGATGGCACCCCGCGCAAGCTGATGGATGTCTCGAAACTGCATCGTGCTGGTTTCAAACATTCTACCTCTTTATCTGAGGGAATTGCCTTAGCTTATGCAGATTTTAAAAACAAATTTGTAGAAGTGTAG